A stretch of the Siniperca chuatsi isolate FFG_IHB_CAS linkage group LG24, ASM2008510v1, whole genome shotgun sequence genome encodes the following:
- the LOC122872276 gene encoding retinol dehydrogenase 7-like isoform X1, with protein sequence MGKTGHVRSVQPKEGLSDNVTLETTDMYLYLLGLVVFYYLYRWVRELPRVPDKGSKYVYITGCDTGFGNLLTRHLDKQGFRVIAACFTEKGEEDLKKSCSSNLITAHLDVRSKDSVAKVAAMIKDKVGELGLWAVVNNAGVAVPSGPCDWLTVDDYKLMLDVNLNGVIAVTLSVLPLIKKARGRVVNVASVFGRISVTGGPYPVSKYGVEAFNDSLRLNMLPFGVKVLCIEPGFFKTNVTDVAILTKNVMVLWDRLPQEDKDVYGLEYLQKSLAVLSDKVAKISDGDLMKVVSCMEHAVSAVRPRTRYSPGWDAKLFWLPLSYMPTCVTDYIIQKEAIPLAKQKQ encoded by the exons ATGGGCAAAACAGGTCACGTGAGATCGGTTCAACCGAAGGAAGGCCTGAGTGACAACGTTACATTGGAGACAACAG ACATGTACCTGTACCTCCTGGGGCTGGTGGTTTTCTACTACCTGTACCGCTGGGTCAGGGAGCTACCCAGGGTCCCTGACAAGGGCAGCAAGTATGTGTATATCACAGGCTGCGACACTGGCTTTGGCAACCTCCTGACCCGCCATCTGGACAAGCAGGGGTTCAGAGTGATCGCCGCGTGTTTCACCGAGAAGGGAGAAGAGGATCTGAAGAAGTCCTGCTCGAGCAACCTGATCACAGCACACCTAGATGTTAGATCTAAGGACAGTGTTGCCAAAGTTGCAGCGATGATCAAGGACAAAGTCGGGGAGCTCG GCTTGTGGGCTGTAGTGAACAATGCAGGCGTGGCCGTTCCCTCTGGCCCGTGTGATTGGCTGACTGTTGATGACTACAAGCTCATGCTGGACGTGAACCTGAATGGGGTGATCGCAGTGACGCTGAGCGTCCTGCCGCTTATTAAGAAGGCCAGGGGAAGGGTGGTCAATGTGGCCAGCGTGTTTGGGAGGATCAGTGTTACGGGAGGCCCGTACCCTGTCTCAAAGTATGGGGTGGAGGCTTTCAATGACAGCCTCAG GTTAAATATGCTGCCTTTTGGTGTCAAAGTCCTCTGCATTGAGCCAGGCTTCTTCAAAACAAATGTGACTGACGTTGCTATCCTGACCAAAAATGTCATGGTTCTGTGGGACAGACTTCCCCAGGAGGACAAAGATGTCTATGGATTGGAATATCTACAAAAGT CGTTAGCAGTATTATCAGACAAAGTTGCCAAGATCAGTGATGGAGATCTGATGAAGGTGGTCAGCTGTATGGAGCACGCTGTATCCGCTGTCCGGCCCCGCACCCGCTACTCGCCAGGCTGGGACGCCAAGCTTTTCTGGCTGCCGCTGTCGTACATGCCAACCTGTGTCACTGATTACATCATACAGAAAGAAGCCATTCCTCTTGCCAAGCAGAAGCAATAA
- the atp5f1b gene encoding ATP synthase subunit beta, mitochondrial, translating into MLGAVGRCCTGALQALKPGVQPLKALVGSPAVLSRRDYVAPAAAAAMASGRIVAVIGAVVDVQFDEGLPPILNALEVAGRESRLVLEVAQHLGESTVRTIAMDGTEGLVRGQKVLDTGAPIRIPVGPETLGRIMNVIGEPIDERGPISTKQTAPIHAEAPEFTDMSVEQEILVTGIKVVDLLAPYAKGGKIGLFGGAGVGKTVLIMELINNVAKAHGGYSVFAGVGERTREGNDLYHEMIESGVINLKDTTSKVALVYGQMNEPPGARARVALTGLTVAEYFRDQEGQDVLLFIDNIFRFTQAGSEVSALLGRIPSAVGYQPTLATDMGTMQERITTTKKGSITSVQAIYVPADDLTDPAPATTFAHLDATTVLSRAIAELGIYPAVDPLDSTSRIMDPNIVGAEHYDVARGVQKILQDYKSLQDIIAILGMDELSEEDKLTVARARKIQRFLSQPFQVAEVFTGHMGKLVPLKETIKGFKSILGGEYDALPEQAFYMVGPIEEVVQKAEKLAEEHS; encoded by the exons ATGTTAGGAGCTGTGGGACGCTGCTGCACCGGGGCTCTGCAGGCTCTCAAGCCTGGGGTCCAGCCCCTGAAGGCTCTCGTTGGATCCCCAGCCGTCCTTTCAC GCAGAGACTATGTCGCACCTGCCGCCGCTGCCGCAATGGCCAGCGGGCGTATTGTGGCTGTCATCGGTGCCGTCGTCGACGTCCAGTTCGATGAGGGCCTTCCTCCCATCCTCAACGCCCTGGAAGTCGCCGGCCGTGAGTCCAGGCTAGTCCTGGAGGTGGCACAGCATCTTG GGGAGAGCACAGTGCGTACCATTGCTATGGATGGTACTGAAGGTCTGGTCCGTGGACAGAAAGTTCTGGACACTGGTGCCCCCATCAGAATCCCAGTGGGTCCCGAGACCCTGGGCAGGATTATGAATGTCATCGGCGAGCCCATCGACGAGAGGGGTCCCATCTCCACCAAGCA GACTGCCCCCATCCATGCTGAGGCCCCTGAATTCACTGACATGAGTGTGGAGCAGGAGATTCTGGTGACTGGCATTAAGGTGGTGGACCTGCTGGCTCCCTATGCCAAGGGAGGAAAGATTG GTCTGTTCGGCGGTGCTGGTGTAGGCAAGACTGTATTGATCATGGAGCTGATCAACAATGTGGCCAAGGCCCATGGTGGTTACTCTGTGTTTGCCGGTGTAGGAGAGCGTACCCGAGAGGGAAATGACTTGTACCATGAAATGATTGAGTCTGGTGTCATCAACCTCAAGGACACCACCTCCAAG GTGGCGCTGGTTTACGGACAGATGAACGAGCCCCCAGGTGCCCGTGCCAGAGTGGCTCTGACTGGACTGACTGTAGCCGAGTACTTCCGTGACCAGGAGGGTCAGGATGTGCTGCTCTTCATTGACAACATCTTCCGCTTCACACAGGCTGGCTCTGAG GTGTCTGCTCTGCTGGGTCGTATCCCCTCTGCTGTGGGTTACCAGCCCACTCTGGCCACAGACATGGGTACCATGCAGGAGAGAATCACCACCACCAAGAAGGGTTCAATCACATCTGTGCAG GCCATCTATGTGCCTGCTGACGATTTGACTGACCCTGCCCCTGCCACCACCTTCGCTCACTTGGATGCCACCACTGTGTTGTCCCGTGCCATTGCTGAGCTGGGTATCTACCCCGCTGTTGACCCCCTGGACTCAACCTCCCGTATCATGGACCCCAACATCGTCGGAGCTGAGCACTATGATGTTGCCCGTGGTGTGCAGAAAATCCTTCAG GACTACAAATCCCTGCAGGATATTATTGCCATTCTGGGTATGGATGAGTTGTCTGAGGAGGACAAACTGACTGTGGCCCGTGCCCGCAAGATTCAGCGTTTCCTGTCCCAGCCCTTCCAGGTGGCAGAGGTCTTCACTGGCCATATGGGCAAGCTGGTGCCCCTCAAAGAAACCATCAAGGGCTTCAAGAGCATCCTTGGTG GCGAGTATGATGCTCTGCCCGAGCAGGCCTTCTACATGGTCGGCCCCATCGAGGAAGTCGTTCAGAAGGCAGAGAAGCTGGCTGAGGAGCACTCGTAA
- the LOC122872276 gene encoding retinol dehydrogenase 7-like isoform X2 — MYLYLLGLVVFYYLYRWVRELPRVPDKGSKYVYITGCDTGFGNLLTRHLDKQGFRVIAACFTEKGEEDLKKSCSSNLITAHLDVRSKDSVAKVAAMIKDKVGELGLWAVVNNAGVAVPSGPCDWLTVDDYKLMLDVNLNGVIAVTLSVLPLIKKARGRVVNVASVFGRISVTGGPYPVSKYGVEAFNDSLRLNMLPFGVKVLCIEPGFFKTNVTDVAILTKNVMVLWDRLPQEDKDVYGLEYLQKSLAVLSDKVAKISDGDLMKVVSCMEHAVSAVRPRTRYSPGWDAKLFWLPLSYMPTCVTDYIIQKEAIPLAKQKQ, encoded by the exons ATGTACCTGTACCTCCTGGGGCTGGTGGTTTTCTACTACCTGTACCGCTGGGTCAGGGAGCTACCCAGGGTCCCTGACAAGGGCAGCAAGTATGTGTATATCACAGGCTGCGACACTGGCTTTGGCAACCTCCTGACCCGCCATCTGGACAAGCAGGGGTTCAGAGTGATCGCCGCGTGTTTCACCGAGAAGGGAGAAGAGGATCTGAAGAAGTCCTGCTCGAGCAACCTGATCACAGCACACCTAGATGTTAGATCTAAGGACAGTGTTGCCAAAGTTGCAGCGATGATCAAGGACAAAGTCGGGGAGCTCG GCTTGTGGGCTGTAGTGAACAATGCAGGCGTGGCCGTTCCCTCTGGCCCGTGTGATTGGCTGACTGTTGATGACTACAAGCTCATGCTGGACGTGAACCTGAATGGGGTGATCGCAGTGACGCTGAGCGTCCTGCCGCTTATTAAGAAGGCCAGGGGAAGGGTGGTCAATGTGGCCAGCGTGTTTGGGAGGATCAGTGTTACGGGAGGCCCGTACCCTGTCTCAAAGTATGGGGTGGAGGCTTTCAATGACAGCCTCAG GTTAAATATGCTGCCTTTTGGTGTCAAAGTCCTCTGCATTGAGCCAGGCTTCTTCAAAACAAATGTGACTGACGTTGCTATCCTGACCAAAAATGTCATGGTTCTGTGGGACAGACTTCCCCAGGAGGACAAAGATGTCTATGGATTGGAATATCTACAAAAGT CGTTAGCAGTATTATCAGACAAAGTTGCCAAGATCAGTGATGGAGATCTGATGAAGGTGGTCAGCTGTATGGAGCACGCTGTATCCGCTGTCCGGCCCCGCACCCGCTACTCGCCAGGCTGGGACGCCAAGCTTTTCTGGCTGCCGCTGTCGTACATGCCAACCTGTGTCACTGATTACATCATACAGAAAGAAGCCATTCCTCTTGCCAAGCAGAAGCAATAA